From the genome of Hydrogenovibrio kuenenii DSM 12350:
TTGGATCTTCCAAAGGCAAAATATTCGCTGCTTCAAGTAAAGGAAGCGTGTCTTTGTAAATTCGGCCTTTTGATAAGGCTATCGTCAGTTGGTTATCCATCATAAATCTTCTAATTAATTTGCTCTGTAGATGTGCGCACCTAGCTTATGAAACTTCTCTTCTATCAATTCATATCCCCTATCAATGTGGTAAATACGACTGATTACAGTTTGTCCTTTAGCTGCTAAACCAGCTAAAATCAGACTTGCAGATGCTCTTAAGTCCGTTGCCATAACTGGTGCAGCGGTTAATGTTTCAACGCCGTGAGTAACCGCAACATTTCCTGAAACTTTAATATCAGCACCCATACGAATCAACTCAGAAACGTGCATAAATCGATTTTCAAAAATCGTCTCTTCAACCTGTCCTTCGCCTTCAGCGAGAACATTCATCACAACAAACTGCGCTTGCATATCCGTTGGAAAATCTGGGTAAGGGTCTGTAACGATATTAACAGGCTTTAACTGGCGGTTACGCATATCCAATGTAATAGAGTCTTCCGTTGAGGTTACCAATGCTCCTGCTTCAGTAAACTTTTCAAGAACAGATTCCATATGAGAAGGGTTAACACTGGTTACGGTAATGCAACTATGCGTTACTGCTGCTGCTGCCAAATAAGTTCCAGCTTCAATACGATCAGGAATAACACTATAAGAAACTCCTTTTAGTGAATCCACTCCATCGATTGTCAATGTGCTCGTACCGACACCTGAAATTTTAGCGCCCATCTTATTTAGAAAGTTCGCTAAATCGGATACTTCAGGCTCTCTTGCTGCGTTTCTTAATACCGTACGTCCTTCAGCTAAAACTGCTGCCATCATCAAGTTTTCAGTTCCCGTAACGGTTACAGGATCCATAGTAATGTCTGCGCCTTTCAGCTTACCAGCTTTAGCAATGATATATCCCTGCTCAACTTTGATGTCCGCTCCCATTTTTTGCATCCCTTCAATATGAATATTGACTGGACGAGAACCGATAGCACAACCACCAGGAAGAGAGACTTTGGCTTCTCCAAAACGAGCAAGTAAAGGTCCCATCACTAGGATTGACGCTCTCATAGTTTTAACCAATTCATAAGGCGCTTCTTTAGTGACAATCTCTGAAGCATCAATTTCGATATTGAGTTGCTCATCAAACAAAACTTGAACACCCATCGTTGCCAAAAGCTGAATTGTTGTGGTTACATCTTTGAGGTGCGGAACATTCGACAATGCAACAGGTGTTTCTGCGAGCAGGCAACCCATAAGAATGGGGAGCGCAGCATTTTTAGCACCAGAAACTTGAACTTGACCCGATAAAGAACAAGGCCCATCTATTACCAATTTATCCATAATTTAGTCTTTTTTTGGCACAGCCGTCTTAATTGACAGCGCATGCAAAGCGCCGCTCTCAAATTCTTGTTTGAAGATATCATTCACCATTCTATGTCTTTGCAAAGGTGTCTTTCCTTCAAACTCAGAACTAACAACTTCTATAGCGAAGTTACAATCTTCTCCACTTGTCACAACTTGTGCGTCAAGAATAGATGTCTGAATTTTGTTTCGAATATTGTCAGGAGACATAAATCACCAATTTATAAAAATTTAATCGCGTATTTTAACGCCTTTAAACAACAAAATCAGATTAATCGACGTGATTACCAAAAAGAACGCTAGGGTTATAATCAAACTCAAACCAATCGAAACATCTGATTGAGTGAAAAAGCCATAGCGAAAACCATCCACCATATAGAAAAATGGATTTAGGTGAGAAATGTACTGCCAGATACCCGGTAACGCATGAATGGAATAAAATACGCCACTCAAAAAGGTTAAAGGCACAATAATGAAATTTTGAAATGCAGCCAATTGATCAAACTTATCAGATAAAAGCCCCGCCGTAAGCCCAACGGACCCCATAATAGCGGCGCTTAAAACTGCAAACAATAAAATCCACCACGGATGATTCATCGTTAAATCAAAACCATACATACCAATCAATAAAACACCTACCCCTACCGCCAGACCACGAATAACTGAAGCACCAACAAATGCTAGGTACAACTCAAGCGGAGAAATCGGGCTTAACATCACAAAAGTGAGGTTTCCGTGCATTTTTGACTGAATAATACTAGAAGATGTATTGGAAAATGCATTCTGTAGAATCGTCATCATAACCAACCCTGGAATCAGAAATTGACTATAAGTTAGACCCGTGAAAACCTCTATCTTTGTATCTATCACTTGACCAAAAATCAATAAATACAGTAGTGATGACACAACAGGCGCAAAAATAGTTTGGATGGCGACGGAGTAAAAACGGCGAACCTCTTTTACAAAAAGAGCCCAACACCCTACAAAATTAAAGTTCATCATTTTGCTCTCCTGTTAAGGTTATGAACACTTCTTCAAGAGTTGCATCACGACTGGTAATATCTTTGATATGTAGACCCGTAGCTGATAACCAGGCCATAATATCGTTGAGAGGTAAATCTTTCTCCACCTTAAACACTACTTCATTGACATTAAAACTATCCAATCGCTCACTCAAAGCAGCATGACTTGCTAAGAAGCTTTCTTCAAAACGTTGTGAGAGATTAACTCGTACATATCGATATGGGTGGAGTGACACTAGATCGGAAGTTGTTTCTAGGGCTTTTAGCTGACCTTTTTGCAAAATAGCCACTTTTTCACATAAAGACTCAGCTTCTTCTAAATAGTGCGTTGTTAAAATAATCGTATGGCCTTTTTGGTGTAACTCTTTAGTAAACTCCCAAAGCGTCTTCCTAAGGTCAACGTCGACACCAGCTGTAGGCTCATCCAAAACAATCACATCAGGTTTATGAACAAGCGCCATCGCAATTAGAACTCGCCTTTTCATTCCACCAGAAAGCTGATTGGTCATAGCATCAGACTTGTCTGTTAGTGCCAAACGTTCTAAAAGTTCATTAATCCATTTATCTTGCTCAGAACCAGATAAGCCAAAATAGCCCGATTGAATTTTCAATAAATCTTTAATCGAAAAAAAGGGATCAGAAATCAATTCTTGAGGAACCAAGCCTAACTGGCGGCGTGTTTGTCGATAGGATTTTTCTGTATCATATCCATTTACTAAAATATGACCGCCAGAAGGCTTTACTAAACCTGCCATAGAATTAATCAACGTGGATTTCCCGGCACCATTAGGCCCCAATAAGCCGAAAAATGAACCTTTTTCAACTTCAAATGAAACACCTTTAAGTGCTTGCAACTCTCCGTAGGCTTTACTGACATTCTGAAACGAAACTGCTGAACTCATTAATTCTCTCTTTTAAAACATTAACTCTTTGACGCTGACAATAAAGGGGCCAATTCATATAAATCAATCAAACCAGACAAGTCTTCGGGCAAAGCATACACTCTTATTTTGTTGACTGCTTTAGCCTGTAAGAAAAGAATTAATGCCAAACAACTACTGTCCGCAGACGTTACAAGTGAACAGTCAATTTCTTCAATAACACCCTCACCTACCCAAGCGTTATTTTTAAAAAGCTTGCTAATGGATTGAACCGTCAAATCGCCCGTTAAAGTTAACCTTTTGTCTTTAACAACGTAAGCCGTCTGTTGTGACATATTCACTGCTTTCACGAGGTGTTACACCTTATTTTTTTCTTTTAAAGAGGCAATCACTTGATCTATCCCCTTGGTATCAAATTCTGATGCAAATATCTTGCGATAATTTAACAACAAGCTAATCCCTTCAATCGTCACATCATAAAGCATCCACTTATGGGTATGCTTATTCAAATAAGCACGATAAATCACAGATGAAATATTACCGTCTGACTGAGTAACATCCGTCACAACTGTCGCACGACCTTCTCGTGGTTCTTCCACCCGTGTCACTTTAATTTTTGACACTTTCAATTTAATCAAACTCTGTGAATAAGAGCGTAACAAAGTATTTTTAAAAGCTTCTGAAAAGTCGTTTTGCTGCTTAGGAGTTGCAGAACGCCAATATTGCCCCATCACATAACGAGCCATTTTTGGCGTATCGACATAAGGCAAGATATATTCATCTGCAAACATCTTTACTTTTGCCGGATCCGATGCCAACTCTTTTCTTTGTAAATCAATTTGTTTTAATACGCTTTGGGAAAGCTCTTTAACCATTTCTTTAGGATCTGTCTGATTAATTTGAGCCTGGGCCTCTCCCATAGCTACTAATAAAAACAGACCAAACAAAAATATTACTTTGT
Proteins encoded in this window:
- a CDS encoding ABC transporter ATP-binding protein — protein: MSSAVSFQNVSKAYGELQALKGVSFEVEKGSFFGLLGPNGAGKSTLINSMAGLVKPSGGHILVNGYDTEKSYRQTRRQLGLVPQELISDPFFSIKDLLKIQSGYFGLSGSEQDKWINELLERLALTDKSDAMTNQLSGGMKRRVLIAMALVHKPDVIVLDEPTAGVDVDLRKTLWEFTKELHQKGHTIILTTHYLEEAESLCEKVAILQKGQLKALETTSDLVSLHPYRYVRVNLSQRFEESFLASHAALSERLDSFNVNEVVFKVEKDLPLNDIMAWLSATGLHIKDITSRDATLEEVFITLTGEQNDEL
- a CDS encoding BolA family protein, which gives rise to MSPDNIRNKIQTSILDAQVVTSGEDCNFAIEVVSSEFEGKTPLQRHRMVNDIFKQEFESGALHALSIKTAVPKKD
- a CDS encoding STAS domain-containing protein; amino-acid sequence: MSQQTAYVVKDKRLTLTGDLTVQSISKLFKNNAWVGEGVIEEIDCSLVTSADSSCLALILFLQAKAVNKIRVYALPEDLSGLIDLYELAPLLSASKS
- a CDS encoding MlaC/ttg2D family ABC transporter substrate-binding protein, whose protein sequence is MIFKNKVIFLFGLFLLVAMGEAQAQINQTDPKEMVKELSQSVLKQIDLQRKELASDPAKVKMFADEYILPYVDTPKMARYVMGQYWRSATPKQQNDFSEAFKNTLLRSYSQSLIKLKVSKIKVTRVEEPREGRATVVTDVTQSDGNISSVIYRAYLNKHTHKWMLYDVTIEGISLLLNYRKIFASEFDTKGIDQVIASLKEKNKV
- a CDS encoding ABC transporter permease; translated protein: MMNFNFVGCWALFVKEVRRFYSVAIQTIFAPVVSSLLYLLIFGQVIDTKIEVFTGLTYSQFLIPGLVMMTILQNAFSNTSSSIIQSKMHGNLTFVMLSPISPLELYLAFVGASVIRGLAVGVGVLLIGMYGFDLTMNHPWWILLFAVLSAAIMGSVGLTAGLLSDKFDQLAAFQNFIIVPLTFLSGVFYSIHALPGIWQYISHLNPFFYMVDGFRYGFFTQSDVSIGLSLIITLAFFLVITSINLILLFKGVKIRD
- the murA gene encoding UDP-N-acetylglucosamine 1-carboxyvinyltransferase encodes the protein MDKLVIDGPCSLSGQVQVSGAKNAALPILMGCLLAETPVALSNVPHLKDVTTTIQLLATMGVQVLFDEQLNIEIDASEIVTKEAPYELVKTMRASILVMGPLLARFGEAKVSLPGGCAIGSRPVNIHIEGMQKMGADIKVEQGYIIAKAGKLKGADITMDPVTVTGTENLMMAAVLAEGRTVLRNAAREPEVSDLANFLNKMGAKISGVGTSTLTIDGVDSLKGVSYSVIPDRIEAGTYLAAAAVTHSCITVTSVNPSHMESVLEKFTEAGALVTSTEDSITLDMRNRQLKPVNIVTDPYPDFPTDMQAQFVVMNVLAEGEGQVEETIFENRFMHVSELIRMGADIKVSGNVAVTHGVETLTAAPVMATDLRASASLILAGLAAKGQTVISRIYHIDRGYELIEEKFHKLGAHIYRAN